From Pseudomonas alcaligenes, a single genomic window includes:
- the nudC gene encoding NAD(+) diphosphatase, with the protein MGSGWQTTPVLDNGQPGGWALVRGAQGFLADGNGVLFPREWLKRQDLPIAAEHGLGRFNDEPVWLLQLNHPAELPGCFWQGLRQFMLQADYPTFRMLSFAEQVATWSEQHRFCGRCGSATQQVAGERCMRCPQCELDSYARISPSMIVLVTRGDEILLARSPRFVPGVYSTLAGFVEPGESAEECVAREVREEVGIEVQNLQYLGSQGWPFPHSLMLGFHAEYAAGEIVPQADEIEDARWFPIEQLPPLPMQRSIARYLIDSYLARRLGLEQPQLSR; encoded by the coding sequence ATGGGCAGCGGCTGGCAGACCACCCCGGTGCTGGATAATGGCCAGCCCGGTGGTTGGGCGCTGGTACGGGGCGCGCAGGGCTTTCTTGCCGATGGCAATGGCGTGCTGTTCCCCCGCGAATGGCTGAAGCGCCAGGATCTGCCGATTGCCGCCGAGCATGGCCTCGGCCGTTTCAATGATGAGCCGGTGTGGCTGCTGCAGTTGAATCATCCGGCCGAGCTGCCGGGCTGCTTCTGGCAGGGCCTGCGGCAGTTCATGCTGCAGGCCGATTACCCGACTTTCCGCATGCTGTCCTTTGCCGAGCAGGTCGCCACCTGGAGCGAGCAGCACCGTTTCTGCGGGCGTTGCGGCAGTGCCACCCAGCAGGTGGCGGGCGAACGCTGCATGCGCTGCCCGCAGTGTGAGCTGGACAGCTATGCGCGGATCTCGCCGAGCATGATCGTGCTGGTTACCCGTGGCGACGAGATCCTCCTGGCCCGTTCGCCGCGCTTCGTGCCGGGCGTCTACAGTACCCTGGCCGGCTTCGTCGAGCCGGGCGAGTCGGCTGAGGAGTGCGTGGCCCGCGAGGTGCGTGAAGAGGTGGGGATCGAGGTGCAGAACCTGCAGTACCTGGGCAGCCAGGGCTGGCCTTTCCCGCATTCGCTGATGCTTGGCTTCCATGCCGAATACGCCGCTGGCGAGATCGTCCCGCAGGCCGACGAGATCGAGGATGCGCGCTGGTTCCCTATCGAGCAGCTGCCGCCTTTGCCGATGCAGCGCTCCATCGCCCGCTACCTGATCGACAGCTACCTGGCCCGGCGCCTGGGCCTGGAGCAGCCGCAGCTGTCGCGCTAG
- a CDS encoding TSUP family transporter — translation MPFVFDLGVDPITLVILALVAFTAGFIDAIAGGGGLLTIPALLTAGLPPHLVLGTNKLCATFGSATASYTFYRRKLFAPRQWRNALLATAIGATIGALIAHWLPAAWLNQMLPAVVFGCGLYLLFGKTPENQASQDAPIAQRRQWPQGLGLGFYDGVAGPGTGAFWTVSTLLLYPLDLVRASGVARSMNFVSNAMALSVFIVSGQVAWLLGISMGLALMIGAFLGARTAIRGGSKFIRPVFILVVLALTARLAWQHWFGQA, via the coding sequence ATGCCTTTTGTCTTTGATCTGGGCGTCGATCCGATAACCCTGGTCATTCTTGCCCTGGTCGCCTTCACCGCCGGTTTCATCGACGCCATCGCCGGCGGCGGCGGCCTGCTGACCATCCCCGCCCTGCTCACCGCCGGCCTGCCGCCACACCTGGTACTGGGCACCAACAAGCTGTGCGCCACCTTCGGTTCGGCCACCGCCAGCTACACCTTCTACCGACGCAAGCTGTTCGCCCCGCGGCAATGGCGCAACGCGCTGCTCGCCACGGCCATCGGTGCCACCATCGGCGCGCTGATCGCCCACTGGCTGCCGGCCGCCTGGCTCAACCAGATGCTGCCGGCGGTGGTGTTCGGCTGCGGCCTCTACCTGCTGTTCGGCAAGACGCCGGAAAACCAGGCCAGCCAGGACGCCCCCATCGCCCAGCGCCGGCAGTGGCCGCAGGGACTTGGCCTGGGTTTCTACGACGGTGTGGCCGGCCCCGGCACCGGCGCCTTCTGGACGGTCAGCACCCTGCTGCTCTACCCCCTCGACCTGGTACGCGCCAGCGGCGTGGCGCGCAGCATGAACTTCGTCAGCAACGCCATGGCCTTGAGCGTGTTCATCGTCAGTGGCCAGGTTGCCTGGCTGCTCGGCATCAGCATGGGCCTGGCGCTGATGATCGGCGCCTTCCTCGGCGCACGCACGGCGATTCGCGGCGGCTCGAAATTCATCCGCCCGGTGTTCATTCTGGTGGTGTTGGCGCTGACGGCGCGCCTGGCCTGGCAGCACTGGTTCGGCCAGGCCTGA
- a CDS encoding SDR family oxidoreductase — MSKTHLFDLDGKIAFVSGASRGIGEAIAKLLAQQGAHVIVSSRKIDDCQKVADAIVADGGKATAIACHIGEMEQISSVFAFIREQFGRLDILVNNAATNPQFCNVLDTDLGAFQKTVDVNIRGYYFMSIEGGKLMKANGGGSIINVASINGVSPGEFQGIYSVTKAAVISMTKVFAKECAQFGIRCNALLPGLTDTKFASALTKNDAILNVALQRIPLKRVAAPSEMAGTVLYLASDASSYTTGVALNVDGGFLS; from the coding sequence ATGTCCAAGACCCACCTGTTCGACCTCGACGGCAAGATCGCTTTCGTTTCCGGCGCCAGCCGCGGCATCGGTGAGGCCATCGCCAAGCTGCTGGCCCAGCAAGGCGCCCACGTGATCGTCTCGAGCCGCAAGATCGACGACTGCCAGAAGGTCGCCGACGCCATTGTTGCCGATGGCGGCAAGGCCACCGCCATTGCCTGCCATATCGGCGAGATGGAGCAGATCAGCAGCGTGTTCGCCTTTATCCGCGAGCAGTTCGGCCGCCTGGACATCCTGGTCAACAACGCCGCCACCAACCCACAGTTCTGCAACGTGCTGGACACCGACCTGGGCGCATTCCAGAAGACCGTCGACGTCAACATCCGCGGCTACTACTTCATGTCCATCGAGGGCGGCAAGCTGATGAAGGCCAACGGTGGCGGCTCGATCATCAACGTCGCCTCGATCAACGGTGTCTCCCCGGGCGAGTTCCAGGGCATCTACTCGGTGACCAAGGCCGCCGTGATCAGCATGACCAAGGTCTTCGCCAAGGAATGCGCGCAGTTCGGCATCCGCTGCAACGCCCTGCTGCCGGGCCTGACCGACACCAAGTTCGCCTCCGCGCTGACCAAGAACGACGCCATCCTCAACGTCGCCCTGCAGCGTATCCCGCTCAAGCGCGTGGCCGCCCCGAGCGAAATGGCCGGCACCGTGCTGTACCTGGCCAGCGACGCCTCCAGCTATACCACCGGCGTGGCGCTGAATGTGGACGGCGGCTTCCTCTCCTGA
- a CDS encoding phosphotransferase family protein: MTLTDQSTGIREGEELDAAQIDPYLKAHIPGLTGTPRISQFPGGASNLTYLLEYPEQEFVLRRPPFGHKAKSAHDMGREYRILNQLNAGFPYCPKAYVHCTDESVIGAEFYVMQRVKGIILRSDMPAELNFSAEQTNALCKSFIDKLVDLHNVDYQACGLADLGKPEGYVKRQIEGWSDRYEKALTPDAPTWEPVKAWLREKMPADHHKPGIVHNDYRFDNVILDPANPMQIIGVLDWELTTIGDPLMDLGNTLAYWIEAGDAQPMQLMRRQPSNAPGMLTRQEFVAYYAERAGIQIDNFDFYYCYGLFRLAGIVQQIYYRFFHGQTKDKRFAQFIMMNKLLEQAALQVIKKSTL, from the coding sequence ATGACGCTTACAGACCAGTCCACCGGCATCCGCGAAGGCGAAGAGCTCGATGCCGCGCAGATCGACCCGTACCTGAAGGCGCACATCCCGGGCCTGACCGGCACGCCGCGGATCAGCCAGTTCCCCGGTGGCGCCTCCAACCTGACCTACCTGCTGGAATACCCCGAGCAGGAGTTCGTCCTGCGTCGCCCGCCGTTCGGCCACAAGGCCAAGTCGGCTCACGACATGGGCCGCGAGTACCGCATCCTCAACCAGCTCAACGCCGGTTTCCCGTACTGCCCCAAGGCCTACGTGCACTGCACCGACGAGTCGGTGATCGGCGCCGAGTTCTATGTGATGCAGCGGGTCAAGGGCATCATCCTGCGCAGCGACATGCCGGCCGAGCTGAACTTCAGCGCCGAGCAGACCAACGCCCTGTGCAAGAGCTTCATCGACAAGCTGGTCGACCTGCACAACGTCGACTATCAGGCCTGCGGCCTGGCCGACCTGGGCAAGCCGGAAGGCTACGTGAAGCGCCAGATAGAAGGCTGGAGCGACCGCTACGAGAAAGCCCTGACCCCCGACGCACCCACCTGGGAGCCGGTCAAGGCCTGGCTGCGCGAGAAGATGCCGGCCGACCACCACAAGCCGGGCATCGTGCATAACGACTACCGCTTCGACAACGTGATCCTCGACCCGGCCAACCCGATGCAGATCATCGGCGTGCTCGACTGGGAGCTGACCACCATCGGCGACCCGCTGATGGATCTGGGCAACACCCTCGCCTACTGGATCGAAGCCGGCGACGCGCAGCCCATGCAGCTGATGCGCCGCCAACCGAGCAACGCGCCGGGCATGCTGACCCGCCAGGAGTTCGTCGCCTACTACGCCGAGCGCGCCGGCATCCAGATCGACAACTTCGACTTCTACTACTGCTATGGCCTGTTCCGCCTGGCCGGCATCGTCCAGCAGATCTACTACCGCTTCTTCCATGGCCAGACCAAGGACAAGCGCTTCGCCCAGTTCATCATGATGAACAAGCTGCTGGAGCAAGCGGCCCTGCAGGTCATCAAGAAATCCACCCTCTAA
- a CDS encoding SCP2 sterol-binding domain-containing protein has protein sequence MSSVADTINTMKSKFNASAAAGLDLVFQFNIEDGENYALIVKDGTCDVQQGDNANANVTLIMDSATLAGIASGETDGMQAFMGGKLRAEGDMMLAMKLAELFPV, from the coding sequence ATGAGCTCCGTTGCCGACACCATCAACACCATGAAGTCCAAGTTCAACGCCAGCGCTGCTGCCGGCCTGGATCTGGTATTCCAGTTCAACATCGAAGACGGTGAGAACTACGCGCTGATCGTCAAAGACGGCACCTGCGACGTCCAGCAAGGCGACAACGCCAATGCCAACGTCACCCTGATCATGGACAGCGCCACCCTGGCCGGCATCGCTTCCGGCGAAACCGACGGCATGCAAGCCTTCATGGGCGGCAAACTGCGCGCCGAAGGCGACATGATGCTGGCCATGAAACTGGCCGAACTGTTCCCGGTGTAA
- a CDS encoding histidine phosphatase family protein encodes MGSIYLIRHGQASFGADDYDVLSPTGIRQAEVLGDHLASLGVTFDRCLSGTLQRQQHTASAALQRCVAAGLSAPEVELDAGFNEFDADAVIRGLLPAMLPNEPDALEILRNPKDHRAAFQHLFSRIIQRWVGGEHDQPGHETWQGFVAGVQGGLERLLAQAESRQNIAVFTSGGTITALIYLLTGIPAHKAFDLNWQIVNTSLSRLQFRGREVTLASFNSRVHLELLKAPELITYR; translated from the coding sequence GTGGGCAGCATCTACCTGATTCGACATGGCCAGGCCTCCTTTGGTGCAGACGATTACGACGTTCTGTCGCCCACCGGTATTCGCCAGGCCGAAGTGCTCGGCGACCACCTGGCCAGCCTCGGCGTGACCTTCGACCGCTGCCTCAGCGGCACCCTGCAGCGCCAGCAGCATACCGCCAGCGCGGCCCTGCAGCGCTGCGTCGCCGCCGGCCTGAGCGCGCCGGAGGTGGAGCTGGATGCCGGCTTCAACGAATTCGATGCCGACGCGGTGATCCGCGGCCTGCTGCCGGCCATGCTGCCGAACGAGCCGGACGCCCTGGAGATCCTGCGCAACCCGAAAGACCACCGCGCCGCCTTCCAGCACCTGTTCTCGCGCATCATCCAGCGCTGGGTCGGCGGCGAGCACGATCAACCCGGCCACGAGACCTGGCAAGGCTTTGTCGCTGGCGTACAGGGCGGGCTCGAACGCCTGTTGGCCCAGGCCGAAAGCCGGCAGAACATTGCCGTGTTCACCTCCGGCGGCACCATCACCGCGCTGATCTACCTGCTCACCGGGATACCGGCGCACAAAGCATTCGATCTCAACTGGCAGATCGTCAACACCTCGCTCAGCCGCCTGCAGTTCCGCGGTCGCGAGGTGACCCTGGCTTCCTTCAACAGTCGTGTGCATCTGGAACTGTTGAAGGCGCCGGAACTCATCACCTATCGCTGA
- the sohB gene encoding protease SohB, which yields MEFLVDYAEFLLRTLTLVVAVIVVLASIAALRGKGRSKGSGHLEVHKLNDFYKALRERLAHALLDKAQLKARSKAEAKAAKLEKKAGKTRSRVFVLDFTGDIKASATDSLRHEVTALLSMASAEDEVVLRLESGGGMVHSYGLASSQLARIRQAGVPLTVCVDKVAASGGYMMACIGDKVLSAPFAILGSIGVVAQLPNVHRLLKKHDVDYEVLTAGEYKRTLTVFGENTEKGREKFQEDLEITHELFKGFVARYRPQLNIAEIATGEVWLGLSALEKQLVDELKTSDEYLAERAREADLFLLHYAERKSLPERFGLAASVAVDRVLLSWWSRLQQQRFW from the coding sequence GTGGAGTTTCTGGTGGATTACGCGGAGTTCCTGCTCCGCACCCTGACCCTGGTGGTCGCCGTGATCGTGGTGCTGGCAAGCATCGCCGCCCTGCGTGGCAAGGGCCGCAGCAAAGGCAGCGGTCATCTCGAAGTGCACAAGCTCAATGATTTCTACAAGGCCCTGCGCGAGCGCCTTGCCCATGCGCTGCTGGACAAGGCGCAGCTCAAGGCTCGCAGCAAGGCCGAGGCCAAGGCGGCCAAGCTGGAGAAGAAGGCCGGCAAGACCCGCAGCCGCGTGTTCGTGCTGGATTTCACCGGCGATATCAAGGCCTCGGCCACCGACAGCCTGCGCCACGAAGTCACCGCGCTGCTGTCCATGGCCAGTGCCGAGGACGAGGTGGTGCTGCGCCTGGAGAGCGGCGGTGGCATGGTGCACAGCTACGGCCTGGCGTCCTCGCAACTGGCGCGCATCCGTCAGGCCGGCGTGCCGCTGACCGTGTGCGTGGACAAGGTGGCCGCCAGCGGCGGCTACATGATGGCCTGCATCGGCGACAAGGTGCTCAGTGCGCCGTTCGCCATCCTCGGCTCGATCGGTGTGGTGGCCCAGCTGCCCAATGTGCATCGCCTGCTGAAGAAGCATGACGTCGACTACGAGGTGCTCACCGCCGGTGAATACAAGCGCACCCTGACCGTGTTCGGCGAGAACACCGAGAAGGGCCGGGAGAAGTTCCAGGAAGACCTGGAAATCACCCACGAGCTGTTCAAGGGCTTTGTGGCCCGCTACCGGCCGCAGCTGAACATCGCCGAGATCGCCACCGGCGAAGTCTGGCTGGGGCTGTCGGCGCTGGAGAAGCAGCTGGTCGACGAGCTCAAGACCAGCGACGAATACCTGGCCGAGCGCGCCCGCGAGGCTGACCTGTTCCTGCTGCATTATGCTGAGCGCAAGAGCCTGCCGGAGCGCTTCGGTCTGGCTGCCAGCGTGGCCGTCGACCGCGTGCTGCTGAGCTGGTGGAGCCGTTTGCAGCAACAACGTTTCTGGTAG
- a CDS encoding YhdH/YhfP family quinone oxidoreductase, producing MSLFKALLVSAEGEAFVPRVVERDTAELPAGDVLIRVQYSSLNYKDALSASGNRGVTKAYPHTPGIDAAGVVAESAVGEFAVGDEVIVTGYDLGMNTSGGYGQYIRVPAAWVIKRPKGLSLREAMLLGTAGLTAGLCVDKLEQAGLNPAAGPVLVTGATGGVGSIAVALLARLGYSVAASTGKAGQGEFLRQLGAQQIVPREELQEGSEKAMLKERWAGAVDTVGGDILFNVVKSLRYGASAACCGLTAGMGFKGSVAPFILRGVNLLGVDSVELPLVVKASMWDKLSLQWKLGNLESLAEEVSLEQLPSAIEQILAGKLVGRVLVNLG from the coding sequence ATGAGTCTGTTCAAGGCGCTGCTGGTCAGCGCAGAGGGTGAGGCGTTCGTGCCGCGGGTGGTCGAGCGCGATACTGCCGAGCTACCGGCCGGCGATGTGCTGATCCGCGTGCAGTATTCCTCGCTCAACTACAAGGATGCGCTGTCCGCCAGCGGCAACCGCGGAGTGACCAAGGCCTACCCGCATACGCCGGGTATCGATGCCGCCGGGGTGGTGGCGGAGTCGGCGGTGGGCGAGTTCGCCGTCGGCGACGAGGTGATAGTCACCGGCTACGACCTGGGCATGAATACCTCCGGTGGTTATGGCCAGTACATCCGCGTGCCGGCGGCCTGGGTGATCAAGCGTCCCAAGGGTCTGAGCCTGCGCGAGGCCATGCTGCTCGGCACCGCCGGCCTCACCGCCGGGTTGTGCGTGGACAAGCTGGAACAGGCCGGGCTGAATCCGGCAGCCGGGCCGGTGCTGGTCACCGGCGCTACCGGCGGTGTTGGCAGTATTGCCGTGGCGCTGCTGGCGCGCCTGGGCTACAGCGTGGCGGCGTCCACCGGCAAGGCCGGGCAGGGCGAGTTCCTGCGTCAGCTCGGCGCCCAGCAGATCGTGCCGCGCGAGGAACTGCAGGAGGGCAGCGAGAAGGCCATGCTTAAGGAGCGCTGGGCCGGTGCGGTGGATACCGTCGGCGGCGACATCCTGTTCAACGTGGTCAAGTCGCTGCGCTACGGAGCCAGTGCCGCCTGCTGCGGCCTGACTGCCGGTATGGGCTTCAAGGGCAGCGTGGCGCCTTTCATCCTGCGCGGGGTCAACCTGCTGGGGGTGGATTCGGTGGAGCTGCCGCTGGTGGTCAAGGCTTCCATGTGGGACAAGCTGTCCCTGCAGTGGAAGCTGGGCAACCTGGAGAGCCTGGCCGAGGAAGTGAGCCTGGAGCAGCTGCCGAGTGCCATCGAGCAGATCCTCGCCGGCAAGCTGGTCGGGCGGGTGCTGGTCAATCTCGGCTGA
- a CDS encoding hotdog fold domain-containing protein: protein MSQMMQMYQQVGPAQFSSMIGQVAPYFSSIAPQFVELRPGYAEVTFPKRREVLNHLGTVHAIALCNAAELAAGTMTDASIPTGCRWIPRGMTVEYLAKAKGDVRTVADGSAIDWNQTGDVKVPVVAYVEDTPVFRAEITMYVSQA from the coding sequence ATGAGTCAGATGATGCAGATGTACCAGCAGGTTGGCCCAGCACAATTCAGCAGCATGATTGGCCAGGTCGCCCCCTACTTCTCCAGCATCGCCCCGCAGTTCGTCGAGCTGCGTCCAGGCTACGCCGAAGTGACCTTTCCCAAGCGCCGCGAGGTGCTCAACCACCTCGGCACCGTGCACGCCATCGCCCTGTGCAATGCCGCCGAGCTGGCCGCCGGCACCATGACCGATGCCTCGATTCCAACCGGTTGCCGCTGGATTCCGCGCGGCATGACGGTGGAATACCTGGCCAAGGCCAAGGGCGACGTACGCACTGTGGCCGACGGCAGCGCCATCGACTGGAACCAGACCGGCGACGTTAAAGTGCCGGTGGTGGCCTACGTCGAGGACACTCCGGTGTTTCGCGCCGAGATCACCATGTACGTCAGCCAGGCCTGA
- a CDS encoding TetR/AcrR family transcriptional regulator encodes MARRSRKDEILQAALACFTEAGVDATTIEMIRDRSGASIGSLYHHFGNKERIIGALYLAGTGEYAALLDEGFTKADSAEACVRLLVTSYIDWVVANPDWARFILHSRGRVEASEMGEQLREANRVHYQRILDALAGYRQEGLFKSMPADCFGSVIIGPTHDFARNWLAGRTQTQLADCRELLAQVAWESVRAR; translated from the coding sequence ATGGCCCGCCGTTCCCGCAAGGACGAAATTCTCCAGGCCGCCCTGGCCTGCTTCACTGAGGCCGGGGTGGATGCCACCACCATCGAGATGATCCGCGACCGTTCCGGCGCCAGCATCGGCAGCCTCTATCACCACTTCGGCAACAAGGAGCGCATCATCGGCGCGCTCTACCTGGCTGGCACTGGCGAATACGCAGCCTTGCTGGACGAGGGTTTCACCAAGGCCGACAGCGCTGAGGCCTGCGTCAGGCTGCTGGTGACCAGCTATATCGACTGGGTGGTAGCCAATCCGGACTGGGCGCGTTTCATCCTGCACAGCCGCGGGCGGGTCGAAGCCAGTGAAATGGGCGAGCAGCTGCGTGAGGCCAATCGCGTGCACTATCAGCGCATCCTCGATGCCCTGGCTGGCTATCGCCAGGAGGGCCTGTTCAAGAGCATGCCGGCGGACTGCTTCGGTTCGGTGATCATTGGCCCGACCCACGACTTCGCCCGCAACTGGCTGGCCGGGCGCACGCAGACGCAGCTGGCCGACTGCCGCGAACTGCTGGCGCAGGTGGCCTGGGAATCGGTGCGCGCCCGTTGA
- a CDS encoding DUF934 domain-containing protein, producing the protein MQRIIKNGQVQDETWHLLPADATLDSISNSDDLIVPLALWREHAHALKARDGGLGVWLEAGEEIEEIVDQLDSFQVIALNFPAFTDGRHCSSAYLLRNRYGYKGELRAIGDVLRDQLFSYQRVGFDAFALRADKDPIDALRAFEEFGEVYQASTDQPLPLFRRRA; encoded by the coding sequence ATGCAGCGAATCATTAAGAACGGCCAGGTACAGGACGAGACCTGGCACCTGCTGCCTGCAGACGCCACGCTCGACAGCATCAGCAACAGCGACGACCTGATCGTGCCGCTGGCCCTGTGGCGCGAGCACGCTCATGCGCTAAAGGCCCGCGATGGCGGTCTGGGCGTATGGCTGGAAGCCGGCGAGGAAATCGAAGAGATCGTCGACCAGCTGGACAGCTTCCAGGTGATCGCCCTCAACTTCCCCGCCTTCACCGACGGCCGCCACTGCTCCAGCGCCTACCTGCTGCGCAACCGCTACGGCTACAAGGGCGAGCTGCGCGCCATTGGCGACGTCCTGCGTGATCAGCTGTTCTCCTACCAGCGCGTGGGCTTCGATGCCTTCGCCCTGCGCGCGGACAAGGATCCGATTGACGCCCTGCGCGCCTTCGAGGAATTCGGCGAGGTCTACCAGGCCTCCACCGACCAGCCGCTGCCGCTGTTCCGCCGCCGCGCCTGA
- a CDS encoding nitrite/sulfite reductase yields MYVYDEYDQRIVEDRVKQFRDQTRRYLAGELSGEEFRPLRLQNGLYIQRYAPMLRVAVPYGLMSSKQVRMMAKIARDYDKGYAHISTRQNVQFNWPELEDVPDILAELATVQMHAIQTSGNCIRNTTTDQFAGVAKDELIDPRPWCEIIRQWSTFHPEFTHLPRKFKIAVNGAVSDRAAIEVHDIGLEAVQNDAGELGFRVSVGGGLGRTPIVGSFINEFLPWQHLLGYLDAILRVYNRYGRRDNKYKARIKILVKALTPEVFAEKVDAEFAHLKDGPTTLTEAEVARVAAHFVDPAYLALADQDAELAALDAQHPGFARWRQRNTFAHKKPGYVAVTLSLKPTGVAPGDVTDKQLDAIADLADRYSFGEVRNSHNQNIILADVEQQQLFTLWGELRELGFATPNVGLLTDIICCPGGDFCSLANAKSIPVAEAIQRRFDDLDYLFDIGNIDLNISGCMNACGHHHVGHIGVLGVDKKGQEFYQVSLGGSAGREASLAQILGPSFAQDDMPDVIDKLIKVYVEQRTEEETFLDTFRRVGIDPFKERVYAANH; encoded by the coding sequence ATGTACGTATACGACGAGTACGATCAGCGGATCGTCGAGGACCGCGTCAAGCAGTTCCGCGACCAGACCCGCCGCTATCTGGCCGGTGAGCTCTCCGGTGAAGAGTTCCGCCCGCTGCGCCTGCAGAATGGCCTCTATATCCAGCGCTACGCGCCCATGCTGCGCGTCGCCGTGCCGTACGGCCTGATGTCGTCCAAGCAAGTGCGCATGATGGCCAAGATCGCTCGCGACTACGACAAGGGCTACGCGCATATCAGTACCCGGCAGAACGTGCAGTTCAACTGGCCGGAACTGGAAGACGTGCCGGACATCCTCGCCGAGCTGGCCACCGTGCAGATGCACGCGATCCAGACCAGCGGCAACTGCATCCGCAACACCACCACCGACCAGTTCGCCGGCGTGGCCAAGGACGAGCTGATCGACCCGCGCCCCTGGTGCGAGATCATCCGCCAGTGGTCGACCTTCCACCCCGAGTTCACCCACCTGCCGCGCAAGTTCAAGATCGCCGTCAACGGCGCCGTGAGCGACCGCGCCGCCATCGAGGTGCACGACATCGGCCTGGAAGCGGTGCAGAATGACGCCGGCGAGCTAGGCTTCCGCGTCTCCGTCGGCGGCGGCCTGGGCCGTACCCCGATCGTCGGCAGCTTCATCAACGAATTCCTGCCGTGGCAGCACCTGCTCGGCTACCTCGACGCCATCCTGCGCGTGTACAACCGCTATGGCCGTCGCGACAACAAGTACAAGGCGCGCATCAAGATCCTGGTCAAGGCGCTGACTCCGGAAGTCTTCGCCGAGAAGGTGGATGCCGAGTTCGCCCACCTCAAGGATGGCCCGACCACCCTGACCGAAGCCGAAGTTGCCCGCGTCGCCGCCCACTTCGTCGACCCGGCCTACCTGGCCCTGGCCGACCAAGACGCCGAACTGGCCGCCCTCGACGCCCAGCATCCGGGCTTCGCCCGCTGGCGCCAGCGCAATACCTTCGCCCACAAGAAGCCCGGCTACGTCGCCGTGACCCTGTCGCTGAAGCCCACCGGCGTGGCGCCGGGCGATGTCACCGACAAGCAGCTGGACGCCATCGCCGACCTGGCCGATCGCTACAGCTTCGGCGAAGTGCGCAACAGCCATAACCAGAACATCATCCTCGCCGACGTTGAGCAGCAGCAGCTGTTCACCCTGTGGGGCGAGCTGCGCGAGCTGGGCTTCGCCACGCCGAACGTCGGCCTGCTGACCGACATCATCTGCTGCCCGGGCGGCGACTTCTGCTCCCTGGCCAACGCCAAGTCGATCCCGGTGGCCGAAGCCATCCAGCGCCGCTTCGACGACCTGGACTACCTGTTCGACATCGGCAATATCGACCTGAACATCTCCGGCTGCATGAACGCCTGCGGCCACCACCACGTCGGCCATATCGGCGTACTCGGGGTGGACAAGAAAGGCCAGGAGTTCTACCAGGTTTCCCTCGGCGGCAGCGCCGGCCGCGAAGCCAGCCTGGCGCAGATCCTTGGCCCGTCCTTCGCCCAGGACGACATGCCGGACGTGATCGACAAACTGATCAAGGTCTATGTCGAGCAACGCACCGAAGAAGAAACCTTCCTCGACACCTTCCGCCGTGTCGGGATCGACCCGTTCAAGGAGCGCGTCTATGCAGCGAATCATTAA